A window of Candidatus Peribacteraceae bacterium genomic DNA:
ACGAAGATGAGGTCCTTCTCCGCGTTCCTCGCCACCGTTTCCGCCACCGTGAACACCGCGCGGAGGTCCGCCTTGTATCCTTCCCCCGGCGGCGTGGCCACGGCGGAGAAGACGATTTCCACCTGCGGGAGGACGCTCATGAGGTCCGTGGTAAAGCTCAAGAGGCCGCTTGCCAGCCCCCGCTGGATGAGCTCTTCCAACTCCGGTTCATAGATGGTGCTCTTGCCGCCTTGGAGGATGGCGATTTTCTTCTCATCGATGTCCACGCCCACCACGCTGTGCCCCAGCTCCGCGAAGCATGCGGCGGAGACGAGGCCCACGTAGCCGGTGCCAACTACAGCTATTTTCACGGGACGGAGTGTAGAGGTTATGCGGGAATCGGAGAAGAGGACTTAGGACTTAGGGATTAGGACTTAGGAATGGAATTCCCTTTCCATTTTCGTTTTTACTTCGTCTTCCTCTGTCCTAAGTCCTCTGTCCTAAGTCCTTTGCATGACGCTTCCTGAACAGGCACAATCCCCATTGCATGAAGATCCTCGTCTCCGGCTCCATCGCCTACGACCTTCTCCTCCAGTACGACGGGTCCTTCCCCGAGGCCATCGATCCCGCCCATCTGGACGAGCTCTCCATGGCGTTCGTCACCACGCGCTTCGCGCGCCACCACGGCGGCACGGGGGCGAACATCGCGTGGAACCTCAAGCTCATCAACCAGGAGCCCCTCCTCGTGGGGACGGTGGGGCATGACGCGGGCTCCTACACGGCGCTGCTCGAGGAGCGGGGCATCTCCACCAAGCGCGTGGAAGTGCAGCGCGGCTACGCCACGTCCACGGCCATCGTGGCCACGGATTCCCAGGAGCACCAGATCACGTTCTTCCATCCCGGCGCGGACGCCGCGGGCTCCTTTCCGGACCTCTCCGAGGAGCGCGACGACCTCCACTACGCCGTCATCAGCCCCCGCGATGCGCGAGTGATGATGCAGACCATGGCCTGGTGCCAGCAGTACGCCGTCCCCTACCTGTTCGACCCCGGCCAGCAGGTGCTGGCGTTCGCCGAGGAGGAACTGGTGCGCGCCATCGAAAAGTCCGCGGGTGTCATCGCCAACGCGTACGAGTGGAGCCTCATCAGCAAGAAGACCTCCTTCGCCATCGAGCAGCTCCTGGAGCACGCGCCGTTCCTGGTGATCACGCAGGCGGAGGAAGGCTGCACGGTGTACACGCCCAAGGGGGAGATCGTGCTGCCCGCCTGCAAGCCCGACAAGACCGTCAATCCCACCGGCGCAGGCGACGCCTTCCGCGCGGGCTTCCTCACCGGCCTCGCCGCCAAGTGGGGCCTCAAGCAGTGCGCCATGCTGGGCGGCTCCCTCGCCTCCTTCGTCGTGGAGCAGGAAGGGACGCTCATCGACGCCATAGACCTGAATGACGTGATGGGAAGGGCGGAGACGACGTATGGCGAATCGTTGCCCGCGTTGCCGTGATCACGTATATCGGTACACGGAGAAATTGAAAATGAAAAATGCAAAATGTTGGAAGTATTTCTCGTCAGAGAGCTGCTTCTTGCATTTTCAATTTCCAATTTTGCATTTTCAATTAGACTAACACTATGTCCTCCATCAAAGACCCCTCTCTCGCGGCACAAGGCCGCCTGAACCTGGAGATCGCCGAAAAACGTATGGGCGCCCTCCTCAAGCTGCGCGATCGCTTCGCCGGGGAGAAGCCTTTCCAGGGCCTCACCATCGGCATGGCGCTCCACGTGACCAAGGAGACCGGCATTCTGGTCCGTACGCTCGTGGCGGGCGGCGCCAAGGTGGCCATCACCGGGTGCAACCCCCTCAGTACGCAGGACGACGTAGCCGCCGCGCTTGCGGAGGAGAAGGACGTGTCGGTTTGGGCGTACAAGGGCGAGACGAAGGAGGATTACTACAAGTACTT
This region includes:
- a CDS encoding PfkB family carbohydrate kinase gives rise to the protein MKILVSGSIAYDLLLQYDGSFPEAIDPAHLDELSMAFVTTRFARHHGGTGANIAWNLKLINQEPLLVGTVGHDAGSYTALLEERGISTKRVEVQRGYATSTAIVATDSQEHQITFFHPGADAAGSFPDLSEERDDLHYAVISPRDARVMMQTMAWCQQYAVPYLFDPGQQVLAFAEEELVRAIEKSAGVIANAYEWSLISKKTSFAIEQLLEHAPFLVITQAEEGCTVYTPKGEIVLPACKPDKTVNPTGAGDAFRAGFLTGLAAKWGLKQCAMLGGSLASFVVEQEGTLIDAIDLNDVMGRAETTYGESLPALP